A part of Streptomyces sp. NBC_01210 genomic DNA contains:
- a CDS encoding AAA family ATPase — MNPAQDNNQGNGDWRLFRGDGQARTVDLPEAPPWRRFDPPSAATGGPRPPLPYLIGPAEADVVSAALHLRRPLLVTGQPGTGKSSLGHAIAHELRLGRVLHWPVNSRATLQDALYRYDAIGRLRESNLRREPSEVSDDLGIGSYVRADDLGIGSYVQLGPLGTALVPGARPRVLLVDELDKGDVDLPNDLLNVFEEGEFEIPELARLPEDQASVRVLTADPDTWTEVTRGRVRCSEFPVVVITSNGERDFPPAFLRRCVRLALPEPDEDRLLAIVRAHLGPADLDGNDELLHAFLARRARGELATDQLLNAVFLRKGGVDLDADGLLDAVLHRLGGTV; from the coding sequence ATGAACCCCGCCCAGGACAACAACCAGGGCAACGGCGACTGGAGGCTGTTCCGCGGCGACGGACAGGCCCGTACGGTCGACTTGCCCGAGGCCCCTCCGTGGCGCCGCTTCGACCCCCCGTCCGCGGCGACAGGGGGTCCGCGGCCCCCGCTGCCGTATCTGATCGGGCCCGCCGAGGCCGATGTCGTCAGCGCCGCGCTGCATCTGCGCCGCCCCCTGCTGGTGACCGGCCAGCCCGGCACCGGCAAGTCGTCCCTGGGGCACGCCATCGCGCACGAGCTGCGGCTCGGCCGGGTGCTGCACTGGCCGGTCAACAGCCGGGCCACCCTGCAGGACGCGCTCTACCGCTACGACGCGATCGGCCGGCTCCGTGAGTCGAACCTCCGGCGTGAACCGAGCGAGGTCTCCGACGATCTCGGCATCGGCTCGTACGTACGAGCCGACGATCTCGGCATCGGCTCGTACGTACAACTCGGGCCGCTCGGTACGGCGCTGGTGCCCGGCGCACGCCCGCGCGTACTGCTCGTCGACGAGCTCGACAAGGGGGACGTCGATCTCCCCAACGATCTGCTGAACGTCTTCGAGGAGGGCGAGTTCGAGATCCCCGAGCTGGCCCGGCTGCCCGAGGACCAAGCCTCGGTCCGGGTGCTGACGGCCGACCCCGACACCTGGACCGAGGTGACCAGGGGCCGGGTGCGTTGCTCGGAATTCCCCGTCGTGGTCATCACCAGCAACGGCGAACGCGACTTCCCGCCCGCCTTTCTGCGCCGCTGTGTACGGCTCGCTCTGCCGGAGCCCGACGAGGACAGGCTGCTCGCCATCGTCCGCGCCCATCTGGGTCCGGCGGATCTGGACGGCAACGACGAGCTGCTGCACGCCTTCCTCGCGCGGCGGGCCCGCGGCGAACTCGCCACCGACCAGCTGCTGAACGCGGTGTTCCTGCGCAAGGGCGGGGTGGACCTGGACGCCGACGGGCTGCTCGACGCCGTACTGCACCGGCTCGGCGGGACGGTCTAG